A section of the Acidobacterium capsulatum ATCC 51196 genome encodes:
- the trmFO gene encoding methylenetetrahydrofolate--tRNA-(uracil(54)-C(5))-methyltransferase (FADH(2)-oxidizing) TrmFO has protein sequence MRVIGGGLAGPEAALMAARMGADVDLYEMRPVRQTPAHQTADFGELVCSNSLKSESENTAPWLLKQEMRRAGSPLLQCADAAAVPAGHALAVDREEFSRRITAAIAAEPRITVHREEVTELDPEGPVTVLASGPLTSSALSEEIARLTGQEHLAFYDSISPIVDAESIDMDRVYFAARWDKGTADYINCPMNREEYDRFYDALVSAETVKEKDWEKLDYFEGCLPIEELARRGRDTLRFGPMKPVGLRDPRTGQTPWAVVQLRCENLRADSYNLVGFQNHLKYGEQARILRMIPGLENAKFLRYGQIHRNTYIQAPAVLAGRLHFKAHPRVFVAGQLSGVEGYTESMGMGLLAGIYAAAAAMGREVAEIPRGTALGSLVNYITHAELKRFQPANITFDLLEPLEEETRRKVRDKKERHRMVCERALAKFDAWWSGLAR, from the coding sequence ATGCGTGTGATTGGCGGCGGGCTGGCCGGGCCTGAGGCTGCGCTGATGGCAGCGCGGATGGGCGCGGACGTGGACCTGTACGAGATGCGCCCGGTGCGGCAGACTCCGGCGCACCAGACGGCGGACTTTGGCGAGCTGGTGTGCTCGAATTCGCTGAAATCAGAGAGTGAAAATACGGCCCCGTGGCTGCTGAAGCAGGAGATGCGGCGGGCGGGCTCGCCGCTGCTTCAGTGCGCGGATGCGGCGGCGGTTCCGGCCGGGCATGCGCTGGCGGTGGACCGCGAGGAGTTTTCGCGGCGCATTACGGCGGCGATTGCGGCCGAGCCGCGCATCACGGTGCATCGCGAAGAGGTGACCGAGCTTGACCCGGAGGGGCCGGTCACGGTGCTGGCGAGCGGTCCGCTGACGTCTTCGGCGCTGTCAGAGGAGATTGCGCGGCTGACCGGGCAGGAACATCTGGCGTTTTATGACTCGATCAGCCCGATTGTGGATGCCGAGTCGATCGACATGGACCGGGTCTATTTTGCGGCGCGATGGGACAAGGGCACGGCGGATTACATCAACTGCCCGATGAATCGCGAGGAGTACGACCGCTTTTATGACGCGCTGGTGAGCGCCGAGACGGTCAAGGAGAAGGACTGGGAGAAGCTCGATTACTTTGAGGGCTGCCTGCCGATTGAGGAGCTGGCGCGGCGCGGGCGCGACACGCTGCGGTTTGGGCCGATGAAGCCGGTGGGGCTGCGCGATCCGCGCACGGGGCAGACGCCGTGGGCGGTGGTGCAGTTGCGGTGCGAGAATCTGCGGGCGGACTCGTACAACCTGGTGGGTTTTCAGAATCACCTGAAGTATGGCGAGCAGGCGCGGATTCTCAGGATGATTCCGGGCCTGGAGAATGCGAAGTTTCTGCGCTACGGGCAGATTCACCGCAACACGTACATTCAGGCTCCGGCGGTGCTGGCCGGGCGGCTGCATTTCAAGGCGCATCCGCGTGTGTTTGTGGCGGGGCAGCTTTCGGGCGTCGAGGGCTATACGGAGTCGATGGGCATGGGGCTGCTGGCGGGCATTTATGCGGCGGCCGCGGCGATGGGGCGCGAGGTGGCGGAGATTCCGCGAGGCACGGCGCTGGGCTCGCTGGTGAACTACATCACGCATGCGGAGCTGAAGCGCTTCCAGCCGGCGAATATCACCTTTGACCTGCTGGAGCCGCTCGAGGAAGAGACGCGGCGCAAGGTGCGCGACAAGAAGGAGCGGCACCGGATGGTCTGCGAGCGGGCGCTCGCGAAGTTTGATGCGTGGTGGAGTGGTCTGGCGCGGTGA
- a CDS encoding helix-turn-helix domain-containing protein produces the protein MIHFGEELRQERERRGISLQMIVETTKVASRHLQSLEEDHFDLLPGGVFNKGIVRDYARAVGLDEATWIDRFMQAYRESGQMKDDDVHWVEFAENVGRNRPHKDRNSLFRLRWAGVAMLVAMLAVSGWFVWQYVNNRVSSSASQPAAASSPSQTTQAFNGGS, from the coding sequence ATGATTCACTTCGGCGAAGAGCTACGGCAGGAGCGTGAACGGCGCGGTATCTCGCTCCAGATGATCGTCGAGACGACCAAGGTGGCCAGCCGCCACCTGCAATCGCTCGAAGAGGACCACTTTGACCTGCTGCCCGGGGGCGTTTTCAACAAAGGCATCGTCCGCGACTACGCGCGCGCCGTCGGCCTCGACGAAGCCACCTGGATCGACCGCTTCATGCAGGCCTACCGTGAAAGCGGACAGATGAAGGACGACGACGTTCACTGGGTCGAGTTTGCTGAAAACGTCGGCCGCAACCGTCCCCACAAAGACCGCAACTCCCTCTTCCGGCTCCGCTGGGCCGGCGTCGCCATGCTGGTCGCCATGCTCGCCGTCTCCGGCTGGTTCGTCTGGCAATACGTCAACAACCGCGTCAGCAGCTCCGCCTCCCAGCCCGCCGCGGCATCTTCCCCCTCGCAGACCACGCAAGCCTTCAACGGCGGCTCGTGA
- a CDS encoding SulP family inorganic anion transporter, with translation MSFSSMTASVIEAKVDILSGVTVALALVPEALAFALVAHVNPLVGLYAAFMMCLITAAFGGRPGMISGATGSMAVVMVALVVQHGVQYLFATIVLAGVLQLAFGLLRLGKFIRMVPHPVMLGFVNGLAIVIALAQLGHFKVKDAAGHLHWVTGRPLLVMIGLIVVTMVIIYLLPKLTKAAPAALVAIITVALLSAMLGIHTLTVGDMASIHGGLPKFHIADVPWNLATLKIIVPYAFILAGVGLIETLLTLNLVDDITGTRGRPNRECLAQGAANIVCGFFGGMGGCAMIGQTMININAGARRRLSGIVAGLCLLSFILFTSSLIERIPIAALVGVMFVVSEKTFEWGTFRAIGKVPRQDIFVVATVTLVTVFTNLATAVVLGILISALVFAWEHAKQIGVKTRMDEEGRKIYELTGTVFFASTASFQELFTPQDDPEDVIVEFRHAKVMDHSALEAIDGLAGKYEQIGKRLHLRHLSPDCYELLRRAQSMVEVNVLEDPRYHVADDQIS, from the coding sequence TTGTCTTTCTCCTCTATGACTGCTTCGGTCATCGAAGCTAAAGTTGACATTCTTTCTGGTGTGACCGTGGCCCTGGCTCTGGTGCCGGAGGCGCTTGCCTTTGCGCTGGTGGCGCATGTGAATCCGCTGGTGGGTTTGTATGCGGCCTTCATGATGTGCCTGATTACGGCGGCGTTCGGCGGGCGTCCGGGCATGATTTCCGGCGCGACCGGCTCGATGGCCGTGGTGATGGTGGCGCTGGTGGTGCAGCATGGCGTGCAGTATCTGTTTGCCACGATTGTGCTGGCCGGCGTGCTGCAACTGGCGTTCGGGTTGCTGCGTCTGGGCAAGTTCATTCGCATGGTGCCGCACCCGGTGATGCTGGGCTTTGTGAATGGACTGGCGATTGTGATTGCGCTGGCGCAACTGGGCCACTTCAAGGTGAAGGACGCGGCGGGCCATCTGCACTGGGTGACCGGGCGGCCGCTGCTGGTGATGATCGGGCTGATCGTTGTGACGATGGTGATCATCTATCTGCTGCCGAAGCTGACAAAGGCCGCGCCGGCGGCGCTGGTGGCGATTATCACGGTGGCGCTGCTTTCCGCGATGCTGGGCATTCACACGCTGACGGTGGGCGACATGGCGTCGATTCATGGCGGGCTGCCGAAGTTTCACATCGCCGATGTGCCGTGGAATCTGGCGACGCTGAAGATCATTGTGCCGTATGCGTTCATTCTGGCCGGGGTGGGATTGATTGAGACGTTGCTCACGCTGAACCTGGTGGACGACATCACGGGCACGCGCGGGCGGCCGAATCGTGAGTGCCTGGCGCAGGGCGCGGCCAACATTGTGTGCGGATTTTTTGGCGGGATGGGCGGCTGCGCAATGATCGGGCAGACGATGATCAACATCAATGCGGGCGCGCGGCGGCGGCTCTCCGGCATTGTGGCGGGGCTGTGCCTGCTGAGCTTCATCCTGTTCACTTCGTCGCTGATCGAGCGCATTCCCATCGCGGCGCTGGTGGGCGTGATGTTTGTGGTCTCAGAGAAGACCTTCGAGTGGGGCACCTTCCGTGCGATTGGCAAGGTTCCCCGGCAGGATATTTTTGTGGTGGCCACGGTGACACTGGTGACCGTGTTTACCAATCTCGCGACCGCGGTGGTGCTGGGCATTCTGATTTCGGCGCTGGTATTTGCCTGGGAGCATGCCAAGCAGATTGGCGTAAAGACGCGCATGGATGAAGAGGGGCGCAAGATTTATGAGCTGACGGGCACGGTGTTCTTTGCCTCGACGGCGAGCTTTCAGGAGCTGTTCACTCCGCAGGATGACCCGGAAGATGTGATTGTGGAGTTTCGGCATGCGAAGGTGATGGATCACTCGGCGCTGGAGGCGATTGACGGGCTCGCGGGCAAATATGAGCAGATTGGCAAGCGGCTGCATCTGCGCCACCTGAGTCCGGACTGCTATGAGCTGCTGCGGCGCGCGCAGTCGATGGTCGAGGTGAATGTGCTGGAGGACCCGCGCTATCATGTGGCCGATGACCAGATTAGTTGA
- a CDS encoding FmdE family protein, with the protein MDSLDALLREAEIAHGHLCAGQILGVRMAMLGCERLGIGDPRGHDRKRLVTYVEIDRCATDAIGVVTGCRLGKRALKFRDWGKMAATFVDLSTGRALRIAALESSKQLARERYPEIENKNQQQMRAYRELPDADLFAEAWVSVTVEPRELPGYKGERVACSQCGEGISYDRFLRSGDAVLCYSCAHPDERYYQPLTGDAAPQSANSIPGPRCECP; encoded by the coding sequence ATGGACTCCCTCGACGCGCTCCTCCGCGAAGCTGAAATCGCTCACGGCCATCTCTGCGCTGGCCAGATTCTCGGCGTGCGCATGGCCATGCTCGGCTGCGAGCGCCTCGGCATCGGCGATCCGCGCGGCCACGACCGCAAGCGCCTTGTCACCTATGTCGAGATCGACCGCTGCGCCACCGACGCCATCGGCGTCGTCACCGGCTGCCGCCTCGGCAAGCGCGCGCTCAAGTTCCGCGACTGGGGCAAGATGGCCGCGACCTTTGTCGATCTCTCCACCGGCCGCGCCCTCCGCATTGCCGCGCTCGAGTCCTCAAAGCAGCTCGCCCGCGAGCGCTACCCCGAAATTGAAAACAAAAATCAGCAGCAGATGCGCGCCTACCGCGAGCTCCCCGATGCCGACCTCTTCGCCGAAGCCTGGGTCTCCGTCACGGTAGAGCCGCGCGAGTTGCCCGGCTACAAAGGCGAGCGCGTCGCCTGCTCCCAATGCGGAGAAGGCATCAGCTACGACCGCTTCCTGCGCTCCGGCGATGCCGTTCTCTGCTACTCCTGCGCGCATCCTGACGAGCGCTACTACCAGCCGCTCACCGGCGATGCCGCACCCCAGTCGGCGAATTCCATTCCCGGCCCACGCTGTGAGTGCCCCTGA
- a CDS encoding ABC transporter permease: MNKLVVGNILHRPLRTVITALAVGIEVVMILTIVGVMIGTLQNSQSEHNGIGADLIVQPPSASFITGIGGAPEPIAVAGVLAKLPHVAVVAPVTTNLSTVGSVENIWGIDFKSYNALKPFVFLAGGPFQGPDDVIIDDIFARTGGGRHVGQTLIVEGRAFKICGIVQHGKGGRKFIPIKTLDNIIGNPDHASLFYIKSDDTKNNGLIEQEIKNTPGLATFKVQTMEQLVSLLTPSHLPGFQAAMDSVIGIAMIVGFLVIFQSMYTAVMERTREIGILKSLGASKLYILDAILREAGLIAAVGTIAGMLMTLAVRAAIWHFNPAFSFGIPGAWWGIAAAIAVVGALLGSLYPAWKAARKDPIDALAYE, from the coding sequence ATGAACAAGCTGGTTGTCGGCAACATTCTGCATCGCCCTCTGCGCACCGTGATCACGGCGCTGGCCGTTGGCATTGAAGTGGTCATGATTCTCACGATTGTGGGCGTCATGATCGGCACGCTCCAGAACTCGCAGAGCGAGCACAACGGCATTGGCGCGGACCTGATTGTGCAGCCGCCGAGCGCGAGCTTCATCACGGGCATTGGCGGCGCTCCGGAGCCGATTGCCGTGGCCGGGGTGCTGGCGAAGCTGCCGCACGTGGCGGTGGTGGCTCCGGTGACGACCAACCTGAGCACGGTGGGGTCGGTGGAGAACATCTGGGGCATCGACTTCAAGAGCTACAACGCGCTGAAGCCGTTTGTGTTCCTGGCGGGCGGGCCGTTTCAGGGGCCGGATGACGTCATTATTGATGACATTTTTGCCCGGACGGGCGGCGGACGCCACGTGGGGCAGACGTTGATCGTCGAAGGCCGGGCCTTCAAGATTTGTGGGATCGTGCAGCATGGCAAGGGCGGGCGCAAGTTTATCCCGATCAAGACGCTGGACAATATTATCGGGAACCCGGACCATGCCTCGCTCTTCTATATCAAGAGCGACGACACGAAGAACAACGGACTGATTGAGCAGGAGATCAAGAATACGCCGGGGCTCGCGACCTTCAAGGTGCAGACGATGGAGCAACTGGTGTCGCTGCTGACGCCCTCGCACCTGCCGGGATTTCAGGCGGCGATGGACAGCGTGATCGGGATCGCGATGATCGTGGGCTTCCTGGTGATCTTCCAGTCGATGTACACGGCGGTGATGGAGCGGACGCGGGAGATCGGCATTCTGAAGTCGCTGGGCGCGTCGAAGCTCTACATTCTGGATGCGATTTTGCGCGAGGCGGGGTTGATTGCCGCCGTGGGCACGATTGCAGGCATGCTGATGACGCTGGCGGTGAGGGCTGCGATCTGGCACTTCAACCCGGCATTTTCGTTCGGCATTCCGGGGGCCTGGTGGGGCATTGCGGCGGCGATTGCCGTGGTGGGGGCGCTGCTGGGGTCGCTGTATCCGGCATGGAAGGCGGCGCGGAAGGACCCGATCGACGCGCTGGCGTATGAATAG
- a CDS encoding oxygenase MpaB family protein, whose protein sequence is MQPVTPHDFATRSQAAASHSSPPAHGLFGPASLSWRVNRESALFLAAGRASLLQLAHPWVAVALDQHSSIRRDPLARFHNTFRLVFPMVFGTTQQALAASRHLYGLHTRIQGTLPETAGSHAQGSPYMANEVEALLWVFATLVESALVAHDAVLAPLTAAEREQYYADSLRLAALFGIPAAALPASWSAFQRYFAVMISSSQLSVAPLALDLAHGVLHGTGTWLPVPGWYRALTAYWMPEPLRTAFAPAFGPAFGPADSRAHTDATARRALRYLAASYRHWPAPVRFVGPYREAHARLHGRRPGPLTRLNNRFWTGAPRMLFAPPKA, encoded by the coding sequence CATTCCTCGCCGCCCGCCCACGGACTCTTCGGGCCTGCCTCCCTGAGCTGGCGCGTCAATCGCGAGTCGGCGCTCTTTCTCGCCGCCGGACGCGCCTCGCTGCTGCAGCTCGCCCATCCCTGGGTGGCCGTCGCGCTCGATCAGCACTCCTCCATTCGGCGCGACCCGCTGGCCCGCTTTCACAATACCTTCCGGCTCGTCTTTCCCATGGTCTTCGGCACAACGCAGCAGGCGCTCGCCGCCTCGCGCCATCTCTACGGTCTGCATACCCGCATTCAGGGCACGCTGCCTGAAACCGCCGGCAGCCACGCGCAGGGCTCGCCCTACATGGCCAATGAAGTCGAAGCGCTGCTCTGGGTCTTTGCCACGCTGGTCGAGAGCGCCCTGGTCGCCCACGATGCCGTGCTGGCGCCGCTCACCGCAGCCGAGCGTGAGCAATACTACGCCGACAGCCTGCGCCTGGCCGCACTCTTCGGCATCCCCGCCGCCGCGCTGCCTGCAAGCTGGAGCGCCTTCCAGCGCTACTTCGCCGTCATGATCTCATCCAGCCAACTCAGCGTCGCCCCGCTCGCCCTCGACCTCGCCCACGGCGTCCTGCACGGCACCGGAACCTGGCTGCCCGTCCCCGGCTGGTATCGTGCCCTCACCGCTTACTGGATGCCGGAACCGCTCCGGACCGCCTTCGCGCCAGCGTTTGGTCCGGCCTTCGGCCCGGCGGATTCCCGCGCGCACACCGACGCCACCGCCCGGCGCGCCCTCCGCTATCTCGCTGCCAGCTACCGCCACTGGCCCGCGCCCGTGCGCTTCGTCGGGCCTTATCGCGAAGCCCACGCCCGGCTGCACGGCCGCCGCCCCGGACCACTGACGCGCCTCAACAACCGCTTCTGGACCGGCGCACCCCGCATGCTCTTTGCGCCGCCAAAAGCATGA